One Labeo rohita strain BAU-BD-2019 chromosome 12, IGBB_LRoh.1.0, whole genome shotgun sequence genomic region harbors:
- the tob1b gene encoding protein Tob1b, which produces MQLEIQVALNFIISYLYNKLPRRRVNIFGEELERQLKKKYEGHWYPDKPYKGSGFRCIHVGEKVDPVVEEAAKESGLDIEDVRNNLPQDLSVWIDPFEVSYQIGEKGAVKVLYVDDNGENGSELDREIRNSFNPEAQVFMPISDPVGVSSESSSPSPPPFGQSAAVSPSFMPRSTQPLTFTTASFAATKFGSTKMKNSGRNGGKVARSSPTNLGLNVNSLLKQKAISSSMHSLYGFGLGSSPPQQQQQKAASALSPNAKEFVFPNLQGQGSSGGAPVFSPGENPLSLSPLQYSNAFDVFTAYGSINDKSLMDGLNFSLSNMQYSNQQFQPVMAN; this is translated from the coding sequence ATGCAGCTTGAAATCCAAGTAGCGCTGAACTTCATCATTTCGTACCTGTACAACAAGCTCCCTCGGAGGCGAGTGAACATCTTTGGCGAGGAGCTGGAGAGGCAGTTGAAGAAGAAGTATGAAGGACACTGGTACCCCGACAAGCCATACAAAGGATCCGGGTTTAGGTGCATCCACGTGGGCGAGAAGGTGGACCCGGTCGTGGAGGAAGCAGCCAAAGAAAGCGGGCTGGACATCGAGGACGTCCGCAATAACTTGCCTCAGGACCTCAGCGTCTGGATCGACCCTTTCGAGGTGTCCTACCAGATCGGGGAGAAGGGAGCGGTCAAGGTGCTATACGTGGACGATAACGGCGAGAACGGCTCCGAGCTGGACCGGGAGATCAGAAACAGTTTTAACCCGGAGGCTCAGGTCTTCATGCCAATCAGCGACCCGGTGGGCGTCTCGTCCGAGTCCAGCTCGCCGTCGCCGCCGCCGTTCGGCCAGTCGGCGGCCGTCAGCCCGTCCTTCATGCCGCGTTCCACCCAGCCTTTAACCTTCACCACAGCCTCGTTCGCCGCCACCAAGTTCGGCTCCACCAAGATGAAGAACAGCGGCCGCAACGGCGGCAAAGTGGCACGCAGCTCTCCCACCAACCTGGGCCTGAATGTCAACAGCCTCCTCAAGCAGAAAGCCATCTCCAGCTCCATGCATTCGCTCTACGGCTTTGGCCtggggagctcgccaccccagcagcagcagcagaaggCGGCGTCCGCGCTCTCGCCCAACGCCAAGGAGTTTGTGTTCCCCAACCTGCAAGGCCAAGGGAGCTCCGGAGGCGCTCCGGTGTTCTCTCCGGGCGAGAACCCTCTCAGCCTCAGCCCTCTGCAGTACAGCAATGCCTTCGACGTGTTCACGGCCTACGGGAGCATCAACGACAAGTCGCTCATGGATGGCTTAAACTTCAGTCTCAGCAACATGCAGTATTCAAACCAGCAATTCCAGCCGGTCATGGCTAACTAA